GGCTCTTCCTCTGGGGCCATGGCCGCCAAACGATCGGCCAGCTCCTCCATGAGCCCGGGCACTCCCTCGCCCTCCATGGCGCTGATGGGCCACACGGCCAGGCCCGCCTCTTGGCAGGTTTGTCGGAAGGCGGGCAGATTCTCCTGCGCGGCCTCCAGGTCCATCTTGTTGGCCGCCACCAGCCCGGCCCGCTCGGCCAGGGCGGGGTCGTAGGCCCTGAGCTCCTCGCGCACGGTCCACAGGTCCGCCGCCGGGTCCTCGCCGCTCAGGTCCACCACGAACAAAAACAGCCTGGTGCGCTCCACGTGCTTGAGAAAGCGCAGCCCCAGACCCGCGCCCTCGTGAGCCCCGGCCACCAGGCCGGGCACGTCGGCGATGGTGAAGGGCGCGCGCTCTTCCAACTGTACCACCCCCAGGTTGGGGGTCAGGGTAGTAAATGGATAGTCCGCCACCTTGGGCCGCGCCGCGCTGGCCGCGCTGATCAGGCTGGACTTGCCCGCGTTGGGCAGGCCCACCAGGCCCACCTCGGCCAGGAGCTTCAGCTCCAGGCGAAGGGTGCGCTTGACGCCTTCCTCGCCGGGCTGGGCGAAGCGGGGGGCGCGGTTGGTGCTGGTGGCGAAGTGGGCGTTGCCCTTGCCGCCCCGGCCGCCGGTGGCCACCGCCACCTCCTGGCCGTCGGCGCTGAGGTCGGCCACCAGCTCGCCGGTGTCCACGTCGTAGACTTCGGTGCCCACCGGCACCTTGACCAGCTTGTCCTCGCCGGCCTTGCCGTACTTGTTGGAGCCTTGGCCGTGGGTGCCGCGTTGGGCCCGAAAATGTCTGAGATAGCTGTGGTCGGAAAGGGTGGTGACGCGGTTGCTGGCCCGCAAGATGACATGGCCGCCCCGGCCGCCGTCGCCGCCGTCGGGGCCGCCTTTTGGCCGGAAGCGCTCGCGCAGGAAACTGACGCAGCCGTTGCCGCCGTCGCCTGCCGCCACCTCGATGATGGCCTCGTCCACGAAGCGCATGACTACTGCCCCGGCGCCGGGGTTAAAAAAAAGCCAAGGGCGGCCCGGGCGCCATCAGCGCCGCCACGGCCGCCCCAACAAAGGCCTCTTAAGCGGGATAAACGCTGACCTGCTTGCGGTCGCGGCCCAGCCTTTCGAACTTCACCGTGCCTTCGATGGTGGCGAAGATGGTGTAGTCGCGGCCCATGCCCACGCCCTTGCCGGGGTGGATCTTGGTGCCGCACTGGCGCACGATGATGCTGCCGGCCGTAACCAGCTTGCCCTCGCCGCTCTTGATGCCCAGCCTCTTGCCCGCGGTGTCGCGGCCGTTGCGCGAGCTGCCGCCTGCTTTTTTATGAGCCATGGTTCGACTCCCCGAATGCTAAAGCGGCCCTAGGCCGAGATTTCGTTGATACGCACCGCAGTGAAGTGCTGGCGATGGCCCCGCTTGACCTGGTAGCCCTTGCGCCGCTTCTTCTTGAACACGGTGACCTTCTTGGCCTTGCCCTGCTCAAGGATGGTGGCCTTGATGCTGGCGCCGTCGATGTAGGGCTGACCGATGGTGGGCTCGCCCTCGCCGCCCAGCATGAGCACCGGAGCAAGCTCCACGGTGTCGCCCACTTCGCCGGCGAGCTTTTCCAAGCGGAGCACTTGGCCCGCTTCAACTTTGTATTGTTTACCGCCAGTGGCGATTACCGCGTACATGGGAGAGCACCTCCAAAAATTAAGAAGGTGAAGTATAGCAAAAGTCTAGGCCCTGTCAAGGGATGCGCCACCCTGCGTGGCGCGGTGTTTGCCATTGATACACCAGGGGAGGTGGTCGCGCAAGCCTTTGGCCTCAAAATAAAAGCCGGGCCACCGCGTGGATTGCGCGGCGGCCCGGCGGGGTTACGAATCTAGAGCCCTACTTGGGGGCCCTGAGGTACTTGTAGAAGTCGCTGTCCGTGGACAGGATCAGGTCGGTGCGCTGGCCGTCCTCGGCGCCGTAGGCCTCCAGGGTCTTGAACAGCGCGAAGAACTCCGCGTCGCGGCCATAGGCCTGGCCGTAGATGCTGGTGGCCTTGGCGTCGGCCTGGCCCTCGATCTTCTGGGCCTTCTTGTAGGCCTCGGAGCGGATGCGGGCCAGCTCCTTCTGCATCTGGCCCAGGATGCGGCGCTTTTCGCCCTCGCCCTCGGAGCGGTACTGGCTGGCGATGCGCTTGCGCTCGGAGATCATGCGCTCAAACACCTGTTTCTGCACGCTTTCCACGTAGTTGATGCGCTTGATCTCGATGTCCACCACCTCGATGCCGTACTGAGGGGTCAGCTTGGCCGCCTCGGCCAACATGCTCCGGGTGATGGTCTTGCGCCCAATCTTGACCTCTTTGTCGATGCGCGCCTGGTCGTCCTCGGTGCCGGGCACCGGCTTGGCGGTGGGGTAGTTCTCATACCCCGAGGTCTGGGTGCGGTACACCGGCTTCCAGTCGCTGGAGCGCACCAGCTCCACCAGGAGGTTGGAGCTCACCTGGTCGCGCACCACCGAGTCGATGATGTCGTCCAAGCGGCTCAGCGCCCCGCGCTCGGTGGACACGGTCTGCAAGAAGCGCAACGGGTCGGTGATGCGCCAGCGGGCGGTGGTGTCCACCCAGATGTATTTTTTGTCCCGGGTGGGGATCTGGTTGGGCGAGCCGTCCCACTTCAACAGGCGCTTCTCAAAGGTGTGCACCTCCTGAATCATGGGAATCTTGAAATACATGCCGGCCTGCTGGTAGGGGCCGCCCACCGGCTTGCCGAACTGGGTGAGTATGGCCTGCTTGCCTTCCTTGACAATGAAGAACGAGCCCGAAGCCGTCAACACGGCGATGAGCAGCAGGACGATGATGGGCAGTCCCTTCTTGGCGGCGCTCATCACTTCACCCCCTTTCCGGTGCTCGGCTGAACCCCGGGGGCCAGGTTGAGCATGGGCAGCAGGCTGCGCACGTTCTGGTCCACCACGTAGACCTTGTCCGCCTTGTCGATCATGCGTTGCATGGCCTCCAGGTACAGGCGGCGGCGGGTGACGTCCTTGGCGGTGAGGTAGCTGGCCAAGACATCCTCGAAGCGCTTGGCCTCGCCCTGGGCGCGGTTGATCTTCTCGGTGGCGTAGCCCTCGGCCTCGGTGACCACGCGGGAAGCCTCGCCCAACGCCTTGGGAATCTCGCGGTTATAGGCCTCCTGGGCCTCGTTGATCATGCGCTCCTTTTGCTGGCGCGCCTCGTTGACCTCGTTGAAGGCGGGCTGCACCGGCGGGGGCGGGTTGACGTCCTGGAGCTTGACCGTGACGATCTGCACCCCGGTCTTGTAGGAGTCCAGAAGCGACTGAAGGTCCGTCTGCGCCTTGGCCGCGATCTCCACGCGCTGCAAGGTGAGCACCTGGTCGCTCAGGCGGTTGCCCACGATCTGGCGCATCACCGACTCGGAAAGGTCGCGGATGGCGGCCACGGGGTCGCGCACCGCGAACAGCCACAGGCGCGGGTCGCGGATCTTGTACTGCACGATCCACTTGACCTCGATGACGTTGAGGTCGCCGGTGAGCATCAAGGATTCGTCGGAGTATCCCTTTTCGGAGAAACGGCTGCGGATGCCGGGGTTGATCCCCCGGAAGCCGAACTCCTCCTTGAACACGCGGCCGGTCTTGACGTTGATGGCCTGCTCAATGCCGAAAGGCAGCTTGAAGTGCAGGCCCGGGCCGTTCTCCCGGGAGAAAGCTCCCAAGCGCAACACGATGCCGGTCTCCTCGGGGCCCACGGTGTAATAGGCCGTGGAGCCGAGGATGATGGCGGCGACCACCAACACCACGATCCACAGGCCTTTGGCCCGTTTGAAACCCGGCATTTTGCTCTTGAAATCAGCGATGACCTTGTTCAGGTCGGGCTCCCGGCCGGTCCCCCTTGGTGGGGGAGTCCAGTCCATGGGCATATGCTCACCTCGTAGGGGCTGGGTAGGTAAAAAATACTACAATTACGAAATACTATCAGCCACCCGGCGGGGGGGCAAGGTATTCCGGGCAGCCGGGCGGGCAAGGCAATATGGCCCCGCCTCTTGATCGCGGGGGCTCTGGGCCGCGATTCCTCTTTAAATCACGGCTTGCGCAAGAATCGGATTGGTCTGGTCCCGCCTTGCAGGCATGCTAAGGGTCGAAGCGGAGGTGAAGGGGGTACAGGAGGAATTAAGCCCATGGACCGGGATTACCAACGCATCGAGCAGGCCATCGCCTATTTGGAAGAGCATGCGCCGGAGCAGCCCAGCCTGTCCCAAACCGCCGCCGCCCTGAGGCTGAGCCCTTTTCATTTTCAGCGGCTTTTCAAGCGTTACGCCGGGGTCAGCCCCAAGCGTTTCCTGCAATTTTGCACCGCCCAGGAGGCCCGCCGCCTTCTCGGGCAATCCACGCCCGTGTTGGAGGCTGCCTTTGAGCTGGGGCTGTCCTCGCCCAGCCGGCTGCACGATCTAACCCTGACGGTGTATGCCCTCACTCCGGGCGAGGTGGCCCTGGCCGGAGCGGGAATCGAAATACGCCACGGCTTTCACGACACCCCCTTTGGCCGTTGCCTCCTGGGGCTGAGCCCCCGGGGAGTGTGCTGGCTTTCTTTCGGCGACGCTGGGGATGACAAGCAAGCCTTGCAAGACTTGGCGCGGTGCTGGCCCAAGGCCGACTTGCGCCGGGACCAGAAGGCCACCGCGCCGGTGGTGGCCCGGATTTTTCAACCCCAGGAAGACCAGGCGGCCGCCCCCCTGCCTCTGCTGCTCAAGGGCAGCAACTTTCAGCTTCAGGTGTGGCAGGCCCTGCTGCGCATCCCCTCGGGGGCCTTCACCACCTATGGCGACCTGGCCCAACGCCTGGGGCGGCCGGGCGCGGCCCGGGCCGTGGGCAATGCGGCCGGGGCCAATTCCATCGCCTACCTGATCCCCTGTCACCGGGTTCTGCGCTCCAGCGGAGCCCTGGGCGGCTACCGCTGGGGGATGCAGCGCAAAAAGGTGATGATAGCCCGCGAGGCGGCCCGGATATCGGGTTAGGCGAGGCCGCTCAGGCGTCCACCTTTTGGGGCGGGCGCTTGGCCGGGGCGTACTTGACCAGGAGAATCAGGCCCGGGATGGCCGCCAGGGTGCAGAAAATGAAGAAGCCCGGCCAGC
This window of the Desulfarculaceae bacterium genome carries:
- the rplU gene encoding 50S ribosomal protein L21, with the protein product MYAVIATGGKQYKVEAGQVLRLEKLAGEVGDTVELAPVLMLGGEGEPTIGQPYIDGASIKATILEQGKAKKVTVFKKKRRKGYQVKRGHRQHFTAVRINEISA
- the hflC gene encoding protease modulator HflC gives rise to the protein MSAAKKGLPIIVLLLIAVLTASGSFFIVKEGKQAILTQFGKPVGGPYQQAGMYFKIPMIQEVHTFEKRLLKWDGSPNQIPTRDKKYIWVDTTARWRITDPLRFLQTVSTERGALSRLDDIIDSVVRDQVSSNLLVELVRSSDWKPVYRTQTSGYENYPTAKPVPGTEDDQARIDKEVKIGRKTITRSMLAEAAKLTPQYGIEVVDIEIKRINYVESVQKQVFERMISERKRIASQYRSEGEGEKRRILGQMQKELARIRSEAYKKAQKIEGQADAKATSIYGQAYGRDAEFFALFKTLEAYGAEDGQRTDLILSTDSDFYKYLRAPK
- the hflK gene encoding FtsH protease activity modulator HflK, translating into MPMDWTPPPRGTGREPDLNKVIADFKSKMPGFKRAKGLWIVVLVVAAIILGSTAYYTVGPEETGIVLRLGAFSRENGPGLHFKLPFGIEQAINVKTGRVFKEEFGFRGINPGIRSRFSEKGYSDESLMLTGDLNVIEVKWIVQYKIRDPRLWLFAVRDPVAAIRDLSESVMRQIVGNRLSDQVLTLQRVEIAAKAQTDLQSLLDSYKTGVQIVTVKLQDVNPPPPVQPAFNEVNEARQQKERMINEAQEAYNREIPKALGEASRVVTEAEGYATEKINRAQGEAKRFEDVLASYLTAKDVTRRRLYLEAMQRMIDKADKVYVVDQNVRSLLPMLNLAPGVQPSTGKGVK
- the rpmA gene encoding 50S ribosomal protein L27 — protein: MAHKKAGGSSRNGRDTAGKRLGIKSGEGKLVTAGSIIVRQCGTKIHPGKGVGMGRDYTIFATIEGTVKFERLGRDRKQVSVYPA
- the obgE gene encoding GTPase ObgE yields the protein MRFVDEAIIEVAAGDGGNGCVSFLRERFRPKGGPDGGDGGRGGHVILRASNRVTTLSDHSYLRHFRAQRGTHGQGSNKYGKAGEDKLVKVPVGTEVYDVDTGELVADLSADGQEVAVATGGRGGKGNAHFATSTNRAPRFAQPGEEGVKRTLRLELKLLAEVGLVGLPNAGKSSLISAASAARPKVADYPFTTLTPNLGVVQLEERAPFTIADVPGLVAGAHEGAGLGLRFLKHVERTRLFLFVVDLSGEDPAADLWTVREELRAYDPALAERAGLVAANKMDLEAAQENLPAFRQTCQEAGLAVWPISAMEGEGVPGLMEELADRLAAMAPEEEPAEEEESGE
- a CDS encoding methylated-DNA--[protein]-cysteine S-methyltransferase — its product is MDRDYQRIEQAIAYLEEHAPEQPSLSQTAAALRLSPFHFQRLFKRYAGVSPKRFLQFCTAQEARRLLGQSTPVLEAAFELGLSSPSRLHDLTLTVYALTPGEVALAGAGIEIRHGFHDTPFGRCLLGLSPRGVCWLSFGDAGDDKQALQDLARCWPKADLRRDQKATAPVVARIFQPQEDQAAAPLPLLLKGSNFQLQVWQALLRIPSGAFTTYGDLAQRLGRPGAARAVGNAAGANSIAYLIPCHRVLRSSGALGGYRWGMQRKKVMIAREAARISG